In one Prosthecochloris aestuarii DSM 271 genomic region, the following are encoded:
- the murA gene encoding UDP-N-acetylglucosamine 1-carboxyvinyltransferase: protein MDKLVINGGHRLTGSVAASGSKNSALPLIAATLLCDNGTCRLERIPDLKDTRTFQELLAYLGADISYSGSRLSVSTQNLRAIQAPYELVKKMRASIYVLGPLLARFGRAEVSLPGGCAFGPRPIDLHLMAMEKLGASISIKNGYIEASIAKGRLTGGHIEFPVSSVGATGNALMAASLAEGTTTITNASIEPEITALCDFLMAMGADIKGAGTTALTIEGVPSLHPVAFTNIFDRIEAGTLLAAAAITKGTISITGIDHTHMGAVLKKFKQAGCRITIDDDSLTLQSPDRLEPTDIIASPYPFFPTDMQAQWIALMTQANGSSRIIDKVYHERFNHIPELNRLGAKIEINNNEAIVHGPQLLTGTTVMSTDLRASACLVLAGLVAQGTTEVLRVYHLDRGYEKIEEKLRHLGADIQRENYQEFST, encoded by the coding sequence ATGGATAAACTGGTTATCAATGGAGGACATCGCCTCACCGGATCGGTGGCAGCGTCCGGCTCGAAAAACTCTGCACTACCCCTTATTGCAGCCACACTCCTGTGCGACAATGGAACCTGTAGGCTGGAAAGGATCCCGGACCTTAAAGACACACGAACATTTCAGGAACTGCTGGCATACCTCGGCGCCGATATCTCCTACAGCGGATCGAGACTGAGCGTCAGCACCCAAAACCTTCGAGCTATCCAGGCTCCTTATGAACTCGTCAAAAAAATGAGAGCTTCGATCTATGTACTCGGGCCTCTGCTTGCCCGGTTTGGACGAGCTGAAGTATCGCTGCCTGGTGGTTGCGCATTCGGACCGCGACCGATTGACCTCCATCTGATGGCAATGGAAAAACTGGGCGCATCTATTTCCATAAAAAACGGCTATATCGAGGCCTCGATCGCCAAAGGACGTCTTACTGGAGGACATATAGAGTTTCCCGTCTCTTCAGTTGGAGCAACAGGCAATGCATTGATGGCCGCATCCCTGGCTGAAGGAACGACAACCATCACCAACGCATCGATAGAGCCCGAAATCACTGCCCTCTGCGACTTTCTTATGGCCATGGGAGCTGACATCAAGGGTGCAGGAACAACGGCACTCACCATTGAAGGCGTCCCTTCGCTCCATCCGGTCGCATTCACCAATATTTTCGACCGTATCGAAGCAGGAACCCTTCTTGCCGCTGCAGCCATCACCAAAGGAACTATATCTATCACCGGTATCGACCATACTCACATGGGCGCAGTCCTGAAAAAATTCAAACAGGCAGGCTGTCGGATCACCATCGATGATGACTCTCTGACACTTCAGAGCCCGGACAGGCTTGAGCCGACAGATATCATCGCCAGTCCCTACCCCTTTTTCCCGACAGATATGCAGGCACAGTGGATCGCCCTCATGACCCAGGCAAACGGAAGCAGCCGGATCATTGACAAAGTCTATCACGAACGATTCAATCATATCCCGGAACTCAACCGTCTGGGAGCAAAAATAGAGATTAATAACAATGAAGCTATCGTGCACGGGCCTCAGTTACTGACCGGCACAACGGTCATGTCTACAGATCTTCGAGCCTCTGCATGCCTTGTTCTGGCAGGACTGGTCGCCCAAGGGACCACAGAGGTACTCCGAGTCTATCACCTTGACCGTGGTTACGAAAAAATTGAAGAAAAATTACGTCATCTCGGCGCTGATATACAAAGAGAAAATTATCAGGAGTTCAGCACATAA
- a CDS encoding murein hydrolase activator EnvC family protein: MANEEIDRILNERKALEKNVGSLKKQLKEYQAKLQKANKKEKQSLDAVKNFNTQITLLQELVKKNNEQLRVQDREIRVLREQLKDNDRHHKRIAEDFQRIAVAVYKNGPQQDVELLFASRSLNQAIMRAQYMGFFSQSVMKTVQDLHSIASQLEENRKSLERSYRKKSGVLKEQKGQMKSVSKKKQQKEVALNNLKKDKKKFAATIQANRKKLQKLQTKIEELIQAEQLAVEKERERLRQEAERRRLAGEAPLVDMAEAELAGISIDFDKAAGQLAWPVEHGAVIRKFGNTRDPDLNIVTTSNGIDISAATGTPVKAVSGGIISQVTYMPTFGNIVLIRHAKSYLTVYANLARIAVAKNDLVMAGEVIGTTGSMPEGGSLIHFELWKGKVKLNPELWLKK; this comes from the coding sequence ATGGCTAATGAAGAGATTGACAGGATTCTCAACGAGCGCAAGGCTCTTGAAAAAAATGTCGGCAGTCTGAAAAAGCAGTTGAAAGAGTATCAGGCAAAACTTCAGAAAGCCAATAAAAAGGAGAAGCAGTCTCTTGATGCCGTAAAGAACTTTAATACGCAGATCACTCTTCTTCAGGAGCTGGTTAAAAAGAATAACGAACAACTTCGTGTGCAGGACAGGGAGATCAGGGTTCTCAGAGAGCAACTCAAGGATAACGACCGCCATCATAAGCGCATTGCAGAGGACTTTCAGCGCATTGCTGTAGCCGTCTATAAAAACGGTCCGCAGCAGGATGTTGAACTTCTTTTTGCTTCCCGCTCCCTGAACCAGGCAATTATGCGCGCCCAATACATGGGTTTTTTTTCTCAGTCTGTCATGAAAACTGTTCAGGATCTTCATAGTATAGCCTCTCAGCTCGAGGAGAACCGCAAGAGTCTTGAGCGGAGTTATCGGAAGAAATCAGGGGTTCTGAAGGAACAGAAAGGTCAGATGAAGTCTGTTTCAAAAAAGAAGCAGCAGAAAGAGGTGGCTCTCAATAACCTGAAGAAAGACAAAAAGAAGTTTGCAGCAACCATTCAGGCGAACCGGAAAAAACTTCAGAAACTTCAGACTAAAATTGAAGAACTGATTCAGGCTGAGCAGCTGGCCGTTGAAAAAGAGCGTGAGCGATTGCGTCAGGAGGCCGAACGCCGCCGTCTGGCTGGCGAGGCTCCGCTGGTCGATATGGCCGAGGCCGAGCTGGCAGGCATTTCAATTGATTTTGACAAGGCGGCAGGGCAGTTGGCATGGCCGGTAGAGCATGGGGCGGTTATCCGCAAGTTCGGCAATACCCGGGATCCGGATCTCAACATCGTTACCACAAGCAACGGTATCGATATTTCTGCAGCGACAGGAACGCCGGTGAAAGCGGTTTCGGGTGGGATTATTTCGCAGGTAACCTATATGCCTACCTTCGGCAACATTGTTCTCATCCGTCATGCGAAATCCTATTTGACTGTTTACGCCAACCTTGCCAGGATAGCAGTCGCAAAAAACGATCTTGTCATGGCGGGCGAGGTTATTGGCACAACGGGATCAATGCCGGAGGGAGGTTCTTTGATCCACTTTGAGCTTTGGAAAGGAAAAGTGAAGTTAAACCCTGAACTATGGCTGAAAAAATAA
- a CDS encoding NAD+ synthase has product MAIGNGLDLNYALVEEMLVTFLQNEIRKFGFTSAVLGLSGGIDSAVVCELASRALGPENVLAVMMPYRSSSQASIDHARLMVDKTGVNAEVADISAVVDAFFSGRQEASRLRKGNIMARSRMLFLYDISARDGRLVIGTSNKTELLLGYGTLFGDMASAINPVGDLYKTQLWGLARHLDIPDELVSKPPSADLWEGQCDEEDLGFSYQEVDDLLYMMLEKRLDRATIIGLGWDSSLYDRVRTMVIRNQYKRMMPVIAKISSRTPGIDFRYARDWQATV; this is encoded by the coding sequence ATGGCAATAGGCAATGGACTTGATTTGAATTATGCTCTCGTTGAAGAGATGCTTGTGACATTTCTTCAAAACGAGATCCGGAAATTTGGCTTTACATCGGCAGTCCTGGGCCTGTCGGGCGGTATTGATTCTGCTGTTGTCTGTGAACTTGCTTCCAGAGCTCTTGGTCCCGAGAACGTTCTTGCCGTGATGATGCCCTACAGGAGCAGCAGTCAGGCAAGTATCGATCATGCCCGTTTGATGGTAGATAAAACCGGCGTGAACGCGGAAGTGGCGGATATCAGTGCCGTGGTTGATGCATTTTTCAGCGGAAGGCAAGAGGCTTCACGTCTCCGGAAGGGAAATATCATGGCCAGGTCAAGGATGCTGTTTCTCTATGATATTTCTGCCAGGGATGGCCGGCTGGTGATCGGAACAAGCAATAAAACCGAGCTTCTTCTTGGATATGGAACCCTGTTCGGGGATATGGCTTCTGCTATCAATCCTGTTGGTGATCTCTATAAAACGCAGTTATGGGGGCTTGCGCGGCATCTCGATATTCCGGATGAACTCGTTTCCAAACCGCCGTCGGCCGATCTCTGGGAAGGCCAGTGCGACGAGGAGGATCTTGGGTTCAGTTATCAGGAGGTTGACGATCTGCTCTACATGATGCTGGAAAAACGTCTTGACAGAGCGACGATTATTGGTCTGGGGTGGGATAGCTCGCTGTATGACCGGGTCAGAACAATGGTCATCAGGAACCAGTATAAGCGGATGATGCCTGTTATTGCTAAAATATCATCCAGAACCCCCGGCATCGATTTCAGGTATGCCAGGGACTGGCAGGCAACTGTCTGA
- the nadB gene encoding L-aspartate oxidase produces the protein MTEDIQTDVLVIGSGIGGLYFALNIADHARVTIITKKESCESNTNWAQGGIAATIDQNDSAELHINDTLDAGAGLCNKPMVEVMVNEGPQHIRKLIELGVQFTTTDNDHLDLGREGGHSRKRIVHASDLTGQEVEHALLERVNQHPNITLLEHHFAIELLTEHHVHIKTNEISCYGAFVLDTQNRKLKKVLSKVTMLASGGLGHVYLHTTNPDIATGDGIAMAYRAGALIANMEFIQFHPTSLFHPKAKSFLISEAVRGFGGILRLKNGQAFMKKYDPRENLAPRDIVARAIDSEMKKTGDECVFLDVTHLEPEKTIQHFPNIYETCLEFGIDMTKEMIPVVPAAHYSCGGIKTDDVGRSSINRLYACGETSCTGVHGANRLASNSLLEALVFAYRSYKDIKQTLHTIHNNLPFPDWDDSGTTNPEEWILVSHNKKEAQQVMNDYVGIVRSDLRLQRAKRRIEFLKEETEAYYKRTRITTEILELRNIIKVASLIIESAIKRRESRGLHYTTDYPSKDDKHFLIDTELRSF, from the coding sequence ATGACTGAAGACATACAAACCGATGTCCTGGTTATCGGCAGCGGCATCGGGGGACTCTACTTTGCGCTGAACATAGCCGACCATGCCAGGGTAACCATCATCACAAAAAAAGAGAGCTGCGAATCCAACACCAACTGGGCTCAAGGAGGCATAGCAGCAACCATTGATCAGAATGACAGCGCTGAACTCCATATCAATGATACCCTCGATGCCGGAGCAGGTCTCTGCAACAAACCGATGGTTGAAGTAATGGTTAACGAGGGGCCTCAGCATATCCGGAAACTTATAGAACTGGGCGTACAGTTTACGACAACCGATAACGACCATCTCGACCTTGGGCGTGAAGGTGGACACTCGCGAAAAAGAATCGTCCATGCCAGTGATCTCACCGGTCAGGAGGTTGAACACGCACTGCTCGAACGGGTCAACCAGCACCCCAACATCACCCTCCTCGAACACCATTTCGCCATTGAACTGCTCACTGAGCATCATGTGCATATCAAAACCAACGAGATCAGCTGCTATGGGGCCTTCGTGCTCGATACCCAAAACCGGAAGCTCAAAAAAGTTCTTTCGAAAGTCACCATGCTTGCCTCGGGCGGGCTCGGCCATGTCTATCTTCACACCACCAATCCTGATATCGCCACCGGCGACGGAATCGCCATGGCCTATCGCGCAGGTGCGTTGATCGCAAACATGGAGTTCATCCAGTTTCACCCGACATCACTCTTTCACCCCAAAGCAAAATCATTCCTTATCTCTGAAGCGGTAAGGGGGTTCGGGGGCATTCTGCGGCTTAAAAACGGCCAGGCATTCATGAAAAAATATGACCCCAGAGAAAATCTCGCGCCCCGCGATATCGTCGCCCGGGCTATAGACTCTGAAATGAAAAAGACAGGGGATGAATGCGTCTTTCTCGATGTAACCCATCTTGAGCCAGAAAAAACCATCCAGCATTTCCCGAATATTTATGAGACCTGTCTGGAATTCGGTATTGACATGACAAAAGAGATGATCCCCGTTGTCCCGGCAGCGCATTACTCATGCGGCGGCATAAAAACCGACGATGTAGGACGCAGCTCAATCAATCGCCTGTACGCCTGTGGAGAAACAAGCTGCACCGGCGTCCACGGAGCCAACAGGCTTGCCAGCAATTCACTGCTTGAAGCGCTGGTGTTCGCCTACAGGTCCTATAAGGATATCAAGCAGACGCTGCACACCATTCACAATAACCTCCCATTCCCGGACTGGGACGACAGCGGGACGACCAACCCTGAAGAGTGGATTCTTGTTTCTCACAATAAAAAAGAAGCTCAGCAGGTTATGAACGACTACGTCGGCATTGTCCGCAGCGACCTGAGACTTCAGAGAGCAAAACGGAGAATCGAATTCCTGAAAGAGGAAACAGAAGCCTACTATAAACGAACACGGATCACGACAGAGATTCTTGAACTGCGAAACATTATCAAAGTCGCAAGCCTTATCATTGAAAGTGCCATAAAAAGAAGAGAATCGCGCGGGTTGCACTATACGACCGACTACCCGTCGAAAGACGACAAACACTTTCTCATCGATACCGAACTGCGGTCGTTCTGA
- a CDS encoding DUF368 domain-containing protein, whose protein sequence is MLNRVIQYAPVTAKGILMGAADIIPGVSGGTIAFITGIYEALINALQSINGLAFKKLFRMEVRSFWQHINGNFLLSLLIGIVISIVTLANTIIYLLEHHSMLLFSFFFGLILASAVIIAGKARTHSVSSYLSGAAGILVALLITSLSPVTTPETWWFIFLSGIIAITAMILPGISGSFILLLLGKYTYILNAVREFDIITIAIFVTGCAVGLTGFSRILSKLLHNFHDQTMLLLAGFMLGSLTKVWPWQIPGQAMADSEKALLFSKNVLPGNFHTMTNADPQLLPVILLMVTGVGLVLILELTAGRKQGALKQYSS, encoded by the coding sequence ATGCTCAACCGAGTCATTCAATATGCACCGGTCACTGCAAAAGGCATACTGATGGGAGCAGCCGATATCATTCCTGGCGTTTCGGGAGGAACGATCGCCTTTATTACAGGTATCTACGAAGCGCTTATCAATGCCCTCCAGTCGATCAACGGTCTGGCATTCAAAAAACTGTTCAGAATGGAAGTGCGCTCGTTCTGGCAGCACATCAATGGAAATTTTCTATTAAGCCTTCTCATCGGGATAGTGATCAGCATCGTAACACTGGCCAACACGATCATCTATCTTCTCGAGCACCACTCAATGCTGCTGTTCTCGTTTTTCTTCGGCCTCATCCTTGCTTCCGCAGTCATCATAGCAGGAAAGGCAAGAACCCATTCAGTGTCGTCATATCTTTCCGGTGCAGCAGGAATCCTCGTCGCCCTCCTTATTACGTCACTCAGCCCGGTAACAACACCCGAAACCTGGTGGTTTATCTTCTTATCGGGCATTATCGCCATTACTGCTATGATCCTTCCGGGCATATCGGGAAGTTTCATCCTGCTGCTTCTCGGTAAATACACCTATATTCTCAACGCTGTCAGAGAATTTGACATCATCACCATAGCAATTTTTGTAACAGGATGCGCTGTAGGTCTGACAGGATTTTCAAGAATACTGTCAAAATTGCTCCACAATTTTCACGATCAGACCATGCTGCTTCTTGCCGGCTTCATGCTCGGCTCACTGACAAAAGTATGGCCCTGGCAAATACCTGGCCAGGCAATGGCAGACAGTGAAAAAGCTCTGCTCTTCTCAAAAAACGTTCTTCCCGGGAACTTTCACACCATGACCAATGCCGACCCGCAGCTCCTGCCGGTTATTCTGCTCATGGTAACGGGTGTCGGCCTCGTGCTCATACTGGAATTGACTGCAGGCAGAAAGCAGGGCGCCCTGAAGCAATACTCATCGTAA
- a CDS encoding DedA family protein, with protein MSIFSSLQHVQTLDELILWGGYALLFAIVFAETGLFAGFFLPGDSLLITAGLIAASGKLDISLVIATLCCGAILGDSTGYFIGTRLQRAFFKKNETLFFRKEHVEKTERFYEKHGSKAVFLARFVPVVRSFTTTLAGVAAMPYPVFLFYSVTGASTWVLCFTLIGYFLATIFPDLVDYVHYIILAGIVIILISALRHLSKKT; from the coding sequence ATGAGTATTTTTTCCTCTCTTCAGCATGTTCAAACCCTCGACGAACTCATTCTCTGGGGAGGATACGCGCTTCTTTTTGCCATTGTTTTTGCAGAAACAGGTCTCTTCGCCGGTTTTTTTCTGCCGGGCGACTCACTGCTTATCACTGCAGGCCTGATTGCTGCGTCAGGCAAACTCGACATCTCGCTGGTCATAGCCACCCTCTGCTGTGGAGCTATCCTTGGAGACTCGACAGGCTACTTTATCGGTACGCGGCTTCAACGAGCATTTTTCAAAAAAAATGAAACGCTTTTTTTCAGAAAGGAACACGTGGAAAAAACAGAACGATTTTACGAAAAGCATGGTTCCAAGGCAGTTTTTCTTGCACGCTTCGTTCCTGTTGTCAGAAGCTTCACAACAACCCTTGCCGGTGTTGCCGCTATGCCCTATCCTGTTTTTCTTTTCTACAGCGTTACCGGGGCATCGACCTGGGTACTCTGTTTTACCCTGATAGGCTATTTTCTTGCGACAATCTTTCCTGACCTTGTTGATTATGTTCACTATATTATTCTGGCTGGTATCGTTATCATTCTCATAAGCGCATTACGGCACCTCAGCAAAAAAACCTGA
- a CDS encoding pyruvoyl-dependent arginine decarboxylase has protein sequence MSFVPTKVFFTKGVGRHKEYLSSFELALREAKIEKCNLVTVSSIFPPQCERISVEEGLKSLSPGEITFAVMARNSTNEHGRLIASSIGVALPADESVYGYLSEHHPYGQTEEQSGEYAEDLAATMLATTLGIEFDPNKDWDEREGIYKMSGKIINSFNITQSAEGQNGLWTTVIACAVLLP, from the coding sequence TTGTCATTTGTCCCTACTAAAGTGTTTTTCACCAAGGGTGTTGGAAGACACAAGGAGTATCTCTCCTCTTTTGAGCTCGCTCTGAGAGAAGCAAAGATTGAAAAATGTAATCTGGTCACCGTGTCCAGCATTTTCCCTCCTCAATGCGAACGTATCAGCGTTGAAGAAGGACTCAAATCACTCTCACCGGGAGAAATCACTTTTGCCGTCATGGCAAGAAACTCCACCAACGAACACGGCCGTCTGATAGCCTCTTCAATCGGTGTCGCGTTACCTGCCGATGAATCGGTCTATGGCTACCTGTCTGAACACCATCCTTATGGCCAGACAGAAGAGCAGTCCGGTGAATACGCCGAAGACCTTGCTGCAACGATGCTGGCAACAACACTCGGCATCGAATTCGACCCGAACAAGGACTGGGACGAACGTGAAGGTATTTACAAAATGAGCGGAAAAATAATCAATTCGTTCAATATCACCCAGTCAGCCGAAGGTCAGAACGGTCTATGGACTACCGTCATCGCTTGCGCAGTGCTCCTCCCCTGA
- the tyrS gene encoding tyrosine--tRNA ligase — MTFPPIKEQLDLIINNTVEVISEEELEKKLDKSIKTGKPLKVKLGADPSRPDLHLGHSVVLRKLRDFQDLGHEAILIIGDFTAMIGDPSGKSKTRPQLSAQEARENGETYFEQASKILDPEKTTICYNSEWLGKMTFSDVIRLSSHYTVARMLERDDFERRYQSCEPISIHEFLYPLAQGMDSVHLKNDIELGGTDQKFNLLVGRDLQREYHIDPQVCITMPLLVGTFGDEKMSKSLGNAISFTDSAQDVYGKTLSIPDSLIETWFKLLVPQPRQSIKLFMEIIRQNPREAKRTLARELVALYHCDTDAVKAEEHFDRVFVQKKAPENIEVFTFRSSTMQLVELLGELQAVGSKSEARRLIQQNAIQIDDEKISSIDYEVELNDTPKIIKAGKRKFFKVMQKKDFE, encoded by the coding sequence ATGACTTTTCCACCGATCAAAGAACAACTCGATCTCATTATCAATAACACCGTCGAGGTCATCAGTGAAGAAGAGCTCGAAAAAAAACTCGACAAGAGCATAAAAACCGGAAAACCACTGAAGGTTAAACTCGGGGCAGATCCCTCGCGTCCCGATCTCCATCTCGGCCACTCGGTCGTACTGCGCAAGCTCCGCGATTTTCAGGACCTTGGCCATGAAGCAATCCTCATCATCGGAGACTTTACCGCCATGATCGGCGATCCGTCGGGAAAAAGCAAAACCCGTCCACAGTTATCTGCTCAAGAAGCCAGAGAGAACGGAGAAACCTATTTTGAGCAGGCATCGAAAATCCTTGACCCGGAAAAAACAACCATCTGTTACAATTCGGAGTGGCTCGGAAAAATGACCTTTTCCGACGTCATAAGGCTCTCAAGCCACTATACGGTGGCAAGAATGCTTGAAAGAGATGACTTTGAGCGCCGCTACCAGTCCTGTGAGCCCATTTCAATACATGAATTTCTCTACCCGCTGGCTCAGGGAATGGACTCCGTCCACCTGAAAAACGACATCGAACTTGGAGGGACAGACCAGAAATTCAACCTTCTGGTCGGAAGAGATCTCCAGAGAGAGTACCATATCGATCCGCAGGTCTGCATCACCATGCCTCTTCTCGTCGGGACCTTCGGTGACGAAAAAATGTCAAAATCCCTTGGCAACGCAATCTCCTTTACCGACAGCGCCCAGGACGTCTACGGCAAAACCCTCTCCATCCCGGACAGCCTCATTGAAACATGGTTCAAGCTGCTTGTCCCTCAACCGAGACAGTCAATAAAACTGTTTATGGAAATCATCCGTCAGAATCCGAGAGAAGCCAAAAGAACATTGGCAAGAGAACTGGTCGCCCTCTACCACTGCGATACTGATGCCGTCAAAGCAGAAGAACATTTCGACAGGGTGTTCGTTCAGAAAAAGGCGCCTGAAAACATAGAGGTATTTACCTTCAGGTCCTCAACCATGCAGCTCGTCGAACTTCTTGGAGAGCTTCAAGCCGTTGGATCAAAAAGTGAAGCCAGACGCCTGATTCAGCAGAATGCAATCCAGATTGATGACGAAAAAATCAGCTCAATCGATTATGAAGTCGAACTGAACGACACGCCGAAAATCATCAAAGCAGGCAAAAGAAAATTTTTCAAAGTCATGCAAAAAAAAGATTTTGAATGA
- the smpB gene encoding SsrA-binding protein SmpB — translation MAKQQQKPQYVSTILNRKARHEFTILETVVAGIELQGSEVKSIRLGRASLNESYAIIHRGEVWLENMQITPYEHNTLELPDPKRSRKLLLQKSEIIKIQSKLHEKGLTLIPLKAFFNSRGMLKIELGIAKGKKLFDKRESIKNRDAERQLQRLKHQY, via the coding sequence GTGGCTAAACAGCAACAGAAACCACAATATGTAAGCACCATCCTGAACCGCAAGGCAAGGCATGAGTTCACCATTCTCGAAACAGTTGTGGCAGGCATTGAACTCCAGGGAAGCGAGGTTAAATCAATTCGCCTGGGACGAGCCAGTCTCAATGAAAGCTATGCCATCATTCACCGGGGTGAGGTATGGCTTGAAAACATGCAGATAACACCCTACGAGCACAATACCCTTGAACTGCCTGATCCCAAACGCAGCCGGAAACTGCTTCTCCAGAAAAGCGAGATCATCAAAATCCAATCGAAACTGCATGAAAAAGGGCTGACCCTGATCCCCCTGAAAGCGTTTTTTAACAGCCGCGGAATGCTGAAAATCGAACTGGGTATCGCAAAAGGAAAAAAACTTTTCGATAAACGAGAGTCTATCAAAAACAGGGATGCGGAGCGTCAGCTGCAACGACTTAAACATCAATATTAA
- a CDS encoding FAD-binding oxidoreductase — protein sequence MLFKTDPSQIQRFLEDTSNIRTGSTPGVYFPQNADEVRDIVIDAQTTGKRLVIAGNATGTTGGRIPFGDYVISTEKLNHIGEIVETGNNLATLTAGAGVLLEDIQNKCLESGWFYPPDPTEKLCFIGSTIANNSSGARTLKYGPTRNHIARLKLLLSTGEILDLRRGEQYADASGTIRCNIPSGRTLEFDIARYSMPATSKHNAGYFSAPGMDLVDLFIGSEGTLGIILEAELVLRPAPEKIISFLIYFSTLDDLFSFVSRAKQGDYGVEPRALELFEKNALNFLRNVYPEIPLDTAGAIFLEQEATEQTEEMLLESWFELMESCNAMTDESWVALDTEEQRAMKAFRHELPVQVNEWLSHQAESKISTDMAVPEASFRELFDFYRNRCQERDFRYIIFGHAGNAHVHLNILPKNHEEYLEAKKLYLDLVDKALQLGGTLSAEHGIGKLKAEYLVKMFGREGILEMVRIKKYLDPFLMLNMGNLIPLEYYETC from the coding sequence ATGCTTTTTAAAACAGATCCATCGCAAATACAGCGATTTCTTGAAGACACCAGCAATATCAGAACAGGCTCTACCCCGGGAGTCTACTTCCCGCAAAACGCCGATGAGGTCCGTGATATTGTCATCGATGCACAGACAACAGGCAAACGACTCGTTATTGCAGGAAACGCAACAGGAACGACCGGAGGCAGGATACCATTCGGAGACTATGTCATTTCGACAGAAAAACTCAATCATATCGGTGAGATTGTCGAAACAGGCAACAATCTGGCAACGCTGACAGCTGGTGCTGGTGTTCTTCTGGAAGATATTCAAAACAAATGCCTTGAATCCGGCTGGTTCTATCCTCCCGACCCAACTGAAAAGCTCTGCTTCATCGGCAGTACGATCGCAAATAATTCCTCCGGGGCAAGAACCTTGAAATACGGCCCCACACGCAACCATATCGCCCGACTGAAACTTCTCCTTTCCACGGGGGAGATCCTCGATCTCCGGAGAGGAGAACAGTATGCAGATGCATCGGGTACAATCCGCTGCAACATACCATCAGGAAGAACACTCGAATTCGACATTGCGCGTTACAGCATGCCTGCGACCTCAAAGCACAATGCCGGTTACTTTTCGGCTCCCGGCATGGACCTCGTTGATCTGTTTATCGGCTCGGAAGGAACCCTTGGCATCATTCTTGAGGCAGAGCTCGTGCTGCGACCTGCACCGGAAAAAATCATCTCATTCCTGATTTATTTCAGCACTCTTGACGACCTGTTTTCCTTTGTCTCAAGGGCAAAACAGGGAGACTACGGGGTAGAGCCCAGAGCGCTTGAGCTTTTCGAAAAAAACGCGCTGAATTTTCTTCGCAATGTCTATCCCGAAATCCCCCTTGACACAGCTGGCGCGATATTCCTTGAGCAGGAGGCAACTGAACAAACAGAAGAAATGCTGCTCGAATCATGGTTCGAACTGATGGAATCATGCAATGCGATGACTGATGAGTCATGGGTAGCGCTTGACACCGAAGAACAACGTGCCATGAAAGCGTTTCGTCACGAGCTCCCGGTTCAGGTCAACGAATGGCTCAGCCATCAGGCGGAAAGCAAAATCAGCACTGATATGGCTGTTCCCGAAGCGTCGTTCAGAGAGTTATTCGACTTTTACAGGAACCGTTGCCAGGAACGAGACTTTCGTTACATTATTTTCGGCCATGCAGGTAACGCACATGTCCATCTGAATATTCTTCCGAAAAATCATGAGGAGTATCTGGAAGCAAAAAAGCTCTACCTGGATCTCGTCGATAAAGCGCTTCAACTTGGAGGAACCCTGTCGGCAGAGCATGGAATCGGAAAACTGAAAGCAGAATATCTGGTAAAAATGTTCGGCCGTGAAGGCATTTTGGAGATGGTACGGATAAAAAAATACCTTGATCCGTTCCTTATGCTCAATATGGGGAACCTGATACCATTAGAATATTACGAAACCTGTTGA